GCGCGGCAGCCTCGTCCCACAGGCCCAGGATGCCGGAGCCGACGGTGGCCGCGAGCATCAGCATTTCGATGCCGACCTGCCGTTCTTTGATCAGATCCTCGATCCCTTCGCGCGCCCAGTGCCACGCGCCGAGCGGGATGGCCACCCAGTAGAACACGTTCTCGACGGTATCCGTGATCAACCCGCCATGAGCGAGGAGAAAGCCCGCGCCGGCGATCAGGCCGGCGGCCAGCGCGTTACGCAGCACGGGAAACCGCCACCATGGTCCTTCGAACCCGGCGTGCCCCTCTTTCCCCGTAGCGCCTCGCTCACCCATTGCGACCGAAACCTCCGCGCTCGACTCGTGGTGACACGGCTGTCTCACTTCGCATCGCGGCGCTCGCCTTGCCCCTCCAACCATTTCAGATTGGCCAGGGCCTCGGCATTGGACGGATCGAGTCTGAGCACTTCATTCCATTGGTCCTTCGCTTTTTGAAATTCCTTCTGATCGGCGTACAGGCTTCCCAGGCTGAGGCGCGCCGGCAGGTTGGTCGGATCGAGGCGAAGTGCTTCCTGTAATTCCCGCTCGGCCGGTCCCTGCTCGTTGTTGAGCAGATACGCGAAGCCCAAGTTGAAATGGAAGTCGGCATCGCTCGGCACCAGTCGCACCGCGTGGGTGAAGGCCGCGATCGCTCCTGGGTAATCATGAAAATTCTCACCCAAGGCGATACCCAGGTTGTAATACAGATCCGCCTTCTGGAGCCCGAGCGCGATGGCCTTTTGGTACTCCGAAACTTCTTGAGCGTATTGCTCGATCTGTCCGTAGGCAATGCCCAAGTGGTAGTGAGCCAGCGCAAGGTTCGGGGCCTGTCGGATGATCTGCTGATGCTGCTCGATAGTCTTCTGCCACTCTCCCGCCTCAAGCAGGCGATCCGCCTCCTCGTTACAGATTTCTTGAGCCGGGAGAATCTTGGCGGTCCGGGAAGAGAGGCAACCGATCAAGAGGGCGCAGAGAAGAAGCGTCCCGATTGTCCGTAATCCCTCAGCGGTCCCCATGATGACTTTCTTGGGTCGTCACGTTGATGATCCGCGGATTCACCCCGATGCCGAATTAAAACACCAATCGAGCGCCCCGGTCGGCACCCAACGCGACGAGCGCCGCCAGAACGGCCAGTCCTAAGAGAAGCCTCCAGCGTTGGAAGACCCATAGCTGCCGTCGATTGATCCAGAGCAGATACAGAGCCAGGACGATCGCCACCAGAGTCACGGTCACCATCCAATTACGGTGGACATGGATGTAGCCCAAGTCGCCGCGATGTGAAGTCTCTCGGAGTACAGGACGGCCGCTCCTTCCATCACGAGCGCGCCACAGAAGAAAGCGATGGGGAAGTGGACCAAGAGGGGGTGCATGTTCGGGAGAGCCGCCAGCCCGGGTAACAGCGTGTCGATCATCGCCTACTCCCGCAACCACCCTGGCGGCGCCCCGGCCTTGCGCGCTCCTTCCGGAAGAACTTCATCGAGCATGCGGGTCGCCTCCAGGATCTCCGCCTCGTACCGCTCGATCTCTCGCCGGACGTCGGCAACAGAACTATGGTTGAAATAGAGACGGTTGTATCGATCTCGGGCCTTGGCGAGGTTCTGTTCCGCAGTCGCTTTGCGACCGCGCCATTCCTGGAGACGTTGCCTCCACCATTGCCGGTCGTGTCCCTCAAAGTCGACATCCTCCGTGGGAGCCGACAGCTGGCGAGGCGGTTGCGGCGCGGTGGAGGCTTGCTCCTCACCGGAAGGTGGTCCGTCGGGGACGGTGACTTCTTGAACGCGCTCTCGATACCGAGATGGAACTTTTGACACGTCGTCCGTCAGGTGAATTACCCCGGCGTCATCCGTCCACTCGTAGAAGACGACGGCAAACGCCGGGACAGCGGGGCCGATCGCTATCGAGAACACCACCGCGCTAATCGATCTGAACACGTGTCCGCCGTTTGTGAGCCGCATCTACGCCTCCGATTCGTGGCCTGCGTCGGGCAGGAGCGCTGCGTCGCCTCGCTGGCCGGTGCTGATGCGGACGACCGTGTCAACCGGGACGACGGCGATCAGCCCGTCTCCTCGCCGTCCGGTTCGAGCCGTCCGCTCGATGATGTCGACCACCGTGGCCGCGTCCTGATCCCGGCACACCAGCTCCAGGCGCAGGACATTCATGTATTTCTCCGCCAGCTCGAGCGAGTAGCGATCTTCGGGCGTGGAGACCCCCTTGGCGATCCGCTGGACGTCGATCAAGGTCATGTCTACAAACCCGGCTCCCTCCAAGGCCTCGATGACCCGGTTCACCATGTGGTGGCGAATATAGGCTTTGACCTCTTTCATGGAACAACCTCCGCGTGTGTAGCTGGAACGGCTGTACCCGCGGGCTGCGGGCCGTTGCCTCCGTTGTTCAGACCTCGACGTTGTTCAACCCAGAGATAGAGGGTCGGCAGAACCACGAGGGTCAAGAGGGTTGATGACAGCAGGCCGCCGATCACGACGGTCGCGAGCGGGCGTTGAATCTCCGATCCGGGTCCGGAGGCGAACAGCATGGGAATCAGGCCGAGGATCGCGACGAGTGCGGTCATGAGCACGGGCCGCAACCGCCGCTCGCATGCCTTCACCACGGCCTCGAAGACCGGGGCACCCTCCTGTACCAGTTGATTCATGTACGACACCAGCACGACGCCGTTGAGCACGGCCACGCCGAACAGGGCGATGAACCCCACCGAGGCGGGAACCGACAGATACAGGCCGGACAGGAACAACCCCAGGATGCCGCCGACCAGCGCGAACGGTAGGTTCATGATGATCAGCGCGGCGTAGCGCAAGGAGTTGAACGTGGAAAACAGCAGAAAGAAGATCAGGCCGATGGTGAGCGGCACGATGATGGCCAGGCGTTTCATGGCGCGCTGCTGGTTCTCGAACGCCCCGCCCCATGTGAGGTAATAGCCTTCGGGGAGTTGGACCCGCTCGCGGATCTTCTGTTGGCTTTGGGCCACGAGCCCGCCGATGTCCCGGCCCTCGACGTTCAACTCGACTACGACGCGCCGCTTGCCGTTCTCCCGGCTGATTTGGACCGGTCCGTCCGCTTGCGCGAGGTTCGTGACCTCGGCCAGGGGAATTCTCGCGCCGCCGGGGGTGCTCACCAAGATATTTCCGATAGACTCCAAGCTGTCGCGCCGGTCCTCGGGAAACCGCACCACCACGGCAAACCGTCGCTCGCCCTCGAAGAGCTCGGTCGCGGTCTTGCCCCCAATCGCGGTTTCGATCACCTCGGCGATATCCGCCACGTTGATCCCGTATCGGGCGATCCTGCGGCGATCGATCTCCACCGTCATGTACGGCTGGCCGGCGGTCTGTTCGACGCGCAAGTCGGTCACCCCGCGCACGGTCGAGACGACCCGAGCGATCTCGTCGGCTTTGGCCTTTAAGAGGTCCAGGTCGTCGCCGAACAGTTTGATTGCGATCTGCGATTTCACGCCGGAGATGAGCTCGTCGACACGGAGCGCAATGGGCTGGGTGAAGTTGTAGGCCACGCCCGGCATCTTCTCCAACTCGGTCCGAATCTTATCGACGAGTTCCTCCTTGGTAGAGGCAGTCGTCCACTCGCTCCGCGGCTTAAGATTCACGATCGGATCGCTGACATTGGGTCCCATGGGATCAGTGGCAATCTCGGCCGATCCGATCTTGGAGACTACGGTCTCCACTTCCGGAAACTTGAGGAGGGTCTGTTGAATTTTGTTCTCCATCTCAACCGACTCCGCCAGCGAAATACTGGGCAGCCGGAGAACCTGGGGAGTCAATGCGCCTTCATCGAGGATGGGAATGAACTCGGTCCCGAGGAACGGCACGAGGGCGAGGCTGGCGATCAATAAGGCAACCGACACCGCCACGACAACGGGTTTTTTGCGCAACGCCCGGTGCAAGAGGGGCAGATACAATCGTTTGGCCCACCGAAGGATGAACACGTCCTGCTCACTCCCGCCCCGGAGAAAAAGCGAGGAGAGGACGGGAGACAACGTGAGCGAGAGTACCAGCGAGGCCACCAGGGCGATGCTGATCGTATACGCCATCGGCGCGAACATCTTCCCCTCCATCCCTTCCAAGGTGAAGAGGGGGAGAAAGACGATGACGATGATGGCGATGCCGAACACCACCGGTCTGGCCACCTCGCGGCTGGCTTCCAGCACGACACGGAGTCGATCCCGCTTCGCAGCCGACGGCTCGGAGAGGTGCCGGTAAATGTTCTCCACGATCACGACCGAGCCGTCCACGATCATCCCCATAGCGATGGCCAGCCCGCCCAAGGACATCAGATTGGCCGTCAGTCCCACCTGCTGCATGGCGATAAACGTCACCAGAAGCGACAAGGGCAGCGTGGCCGCCACGATCAGCGCGCTGCGGACGTTGCCCAGAAACAGGAACAGGACGGCGATCACGAGGACCCCGCCCTCTTCCAGCGCCTTGGTGACGGTCCGGATGCACGCTTTGACCAACTCGGTCCGGTCGTAGAACGGCTTGATCGTCACCCCGCCGGGCAGCACCTGGTTCCGGTTGATTTCGGCGACCTTCTCCTTGACCCGCGCCACCACCTCTTTGCCGCTGCCCCCCCGGATCATCATCACGATTCCGGCGACCGCTTCGCCCCGCCCGTCCTTGACCAATGCGCCCTGACGGGTCTCCGATCCGACCGTCACATCGGCCACGTCTTTGATGAAGATGGGCGCGCCGTCGTGCGCCTTGACCACGATGTCCCGGATGTCTTCAAGGTCTTTGATCAGTCCCACGCCGCGAATCAAGTACCGCTCCGAGGCGTGTTCCAGAATATTGCCTCCGGCATTGGTGTTGTTCTGGGCGACCGACTCAAACACTTCTCGCAGTGTGAGGTCGTATTTCTTCAACCGATCCGGATCGATTAGCACCTGGTACTGCTTCACAAATCCGCCGAAGGCGTTGACGTCGGTCACACCCGGGACGGTCTTGAGAATCGGACGAACGATCCAATCCTCGATCGTGCGCAACTCCGTCAGATCGGCTTCGACGTTCTCAGAGCCTTTCGCGCCTTCCGGTCGTTCCAACGTGTACTGATAGACCTCGCCGAGTCCGGTGGAGATGGGGCCCATGGCCGGCTCGACCCCCGCCGGCAACTTCTCTCGGGCCTCGATCAAGCGCTCAAGGACAAGTTGCCGGGCAAAATAGATGTCCACCTGGTCTTCGAACACCACGGTCACCATCGAGAGCCCGAACTTGGACAGCGACCGCAGCTCGGCCAATCGCGGGAGTCCGGTCATCTGGACTTCGATGGGATAGGTGACGAACTGCTCCACCTCCACCGGCGAGCGCCCCGGCGCCTCGGTGATGACCTGAACCTGGATGTTGGTGACGTCCGGGAACGCGTCGATGGGCAGCGCGCGAAAGGCGGCGATGCCCAGCGCCGCCGACAGGAGGACCGCCACCAGCACGAGAATCCTCTGGCGCAAGGCAAATTCGATGATCCGGTCAATGCCCATGGCCCTCCTCCATCTGCCCGCGCTCGGATTCGGACTTGAGGACGAAAGCGCCCTTCGTGACCACCCGTTCTCCCACTTGGAGGCCGGACTGGATCGGGTAGTACCCGTGTTGTTCGGGCCCGAGTTCAACCGGACGTTTCTCAAAACCCGCGTCCTTGGAGACGAATACAATGGGTTTGCCTCCATCGCGTTGGACCGCGTGTTCCGGGATGCTGAGGACGCCCTCGGTTTCCTCGGTGAGGATGAACGTCGCGAACATCTCGGGTTTGAGTTTGCCGCGCGCATTGTCGATCTCGACCCGGACTTTTGCGGTGCGCGACGAGAGGTCGAGGGTATCGGAGATGTACGTGACCTTCCCCGAAAACACTTCACGGGGATACGCGGAGACCGAGACCTTGGCGGGCAAGCCCTTCTTGACGGTGGCCAGATCTCGTTCCGGAACATCCGCCACCCCCCAGAGTGCGGACAGATCCGCGACGGTAAACAGCGTTTTCGCCGGCTCGACCACCTCCCCCAGCGTGACGTCCCGGTCAACGACGGTTCCGGTCAGCGGGGTGGTGATCGCCACCTGGGATCGAACCGATCGGTTGCCGCCCACATTGGCGATCTCCGGATCCTCCAGGCCCAGCAGACGCAGTCGGTCTTCCGCCGCCTGCGCTTCGGCCTTGCTCGCCAGATAGTCGCCCTCGCGTCGTTGGAATTCGCCCGTGCCGATCACTTTGCCATCGAGCAGGGTCTTCGCCCGTTCGTACGCCTTCTCGGCCACGACGAACTTTGCCCTGGCGGTCACGAAGTCCGATTCGGCCTGCCCCAACTCCGGGCTATCGATCATCGCCAGCGTCGCGCCCGATTTCACGCGGTCGCCCAATCCCGCCGAGAGCGCCACGACCCGGCCCTGAATGCGGGGGCCGACGTGCGCGAGTCGGTTCTGGTTGGCCTGGATCGTGCCCGGCAATCGCACCTCGCGCCGTAAGGACCGGCGACCGACTTCTTCCACCGCGATCCCGGCAAGCTGTTGGGCTTGTGGGCTCAAGGTGATGAGCCCTCCCCGCTCCTCGGACTCCGCATGCCCGTCTTCAGCGTGTTCGTCCTGATGGGGCGCGGCTTGCTCCGCCTGTTCCCCGGCCTTCGGCTGGGGAGTGGGCGACTGACACCCCAACGCCAACCACGCCAGAGCCACGACGAGTGTTCCTCCTCCTATTGCTATTGCCGACCTCATTGCAAACCTCCTGTCACGCGTTCCAGTCGTGCGAGCGCCGTCTGGAGTTCAAACTGCGCGTCGTAATATTCGAGTAAGGCGACGCGCTGCACCCGCTGGGCATCTAACAGGTTCAGCAAGTCCAGTTCTCCTTGTTCATAGCTCAATTGCGCGATGCGTAACGCTTCGTCGGCTTGTTTGAGCAGGCCTTCCTCGAAGGTGTTGATCTGATCAATTGCCAGGCGATAGTTCTCGTACTCCTGAGAAATCAACTTGGTGAGATCGAGGCGCGTTTGCGCCAACTCCGCTTGCGCCCTTGCCTGCTCGGCTCGTGCGGTGGCGATGTCGCCCCGTCGTTGATTGAAGAGCGGCACGGACAGCGCCAACCCGATCGCCGAGGACCGCTTGTCGATCTCCTCGCCGGTCGATGCGGTGACGGTCAGGTCCGGAACGCGGGCCTGTCGTTGCTCGGACAGCGTGTACCCGGCCGCCTTCAAGGCCTGCTCCTGACGGACGATGAGCGGATGCGTGGCGAGGGAGCGTTCGATCAGAACGGGCAACTCGTACGCGGCATCAAGACGAGGTGGGGCGCCGACCACGTCGAAGGTCTCCCCCAAGGCCCCGGCAAGCAGGCTGTTGAGCGCGGTTTTGGCGGTGAGGAGACGATTGTGAGCGCGGCGCGCCTCCCGAGTCACATTGAAGAGTTCCACCCGAGCGCGGATCAGCTCGAGGTCGGGCGCTTCTCCCGACTCGACTCGTAACGTGGCAGATTCCACCAGACTCCGGGCCGTCGCCAGATTTTGAGCCGCTACCTGTGCGGTCTGTTGGGCGAGCACCGTCTCGAAAAAGGCTTCTTTAAACTGAGCCCGCAGTTCCAGCCGGAAGTCGTCCAGGTTCCCGCGAGCCACCCCGACCTGCGCCTCCGCGGCCCGGGTACGAGACGCCCGCTTCCCGGGCCACTCCAGGGATTGGCTCAGTTCCAGACGATGTTCGCGCCCGCTGTCGGCGTTTGGTGGGTCCAACGGCTTGCCGGTACCCAGTTCGATCATGACTTCGGGATTGGGATACGCGCGTGCGGACGTGAATGCCCCGCGAGCAGCCTCAACATTGGATTGAAAGACCGCTAGGGACGGATTGCGCTGTTCGGCAAGGGTTAAGACCTCTTCCAGGGAATAGCGCTTGCCGCCTTCTTCTGCGGTGGAGGGTTTGATCAAGGCGATCGGAATCATCAGCGCAAAGAGCGCGCAGGACACGACACGTCGAATAAGCACTGCGAAACGCCTCCTTGGGCAGCCATACCGATGGGTTGCCCTTGAAAAGGGATTGAACTAGGAATCGATTACTGAAGTGGGAGAACTACAGACGCAGGAGCGGAGGATGAAACAGTATCTGCGGAAGATCCTCTGGAGGAGAGAACGATACGGGAGCGATCGACCCGCCCGGATCGGCCACGGATTCGATCGAGATACTCGGGAGGGAAGTGAGGTGGTGACAGGGGCAGTCGTGGTGGAGGCTCCCCGCTGAACCATCGGACGAAGCGGGCAAGGGCTCAGGCGACGGATCACTGATCACGGCGGACGAGCCGGCGCTGCTCCCGGTGAACGGAGACGCCGAGGCATCTTGAATGCAGGTCAGGCCGCTGAGTTGGAGAAACAAGAGACTCGAGAACACGAGGACGGGAGCTTTTCTGCGAACGACACTTTTCGCCTGCGAGGCACTCATGCGGACTTTGTATCACCCCACCGTACATTGTGTCAACCGATCGGCCTTGCAGTTCATCGGCGTTGCTCGAACGCTTACTGTCACGTCTGGCTCATCGCCTGAGGTACTCCCTCCCAAACGCGGTGAGCGGTCGACTCAGTCAAGGCATGGCATGCTAAGCGCGAGGCGCAAACATGATGATGGCCATGCCAAGGATCGCCACCACCGACCCGGCCACGTCCCAGAAGTGAGGACGGACGCCATCTACCAGCCAGAGCCACGCTAGTGCCGTCGCGACATACACCCCACCGTACGCGGCGTACACGCGCCCGGCGTCGGTGGGATGAAGCGTCAACAGCCAAACGAACAGAGCAAGGGACACGGCTGCTGGTCCCAGTACCCACACCGGAGCGCGGCCCTTTAACCAGAGGTACGGTAGATAGCAGCCGACGATTTCGGCAACGGCGGTCGCCATGAACAGCCCGGTGGTAACAAGTATGTTCATCGATCCCTCATCGGAAATTGGCGGCTTGTGCAACGGATTCGTTGAGTGCATCGCCGATCTCTGCCCGGATGAACGGCTTCACGCCATCATGACCCGTGAGCCGTAGCCAGATTGGGCCGCCGGCCGGTTCCACCTCGACCGTAAAGGAGAGAAACGGACAACAGCGACGCTCGTTATCAATAAATGCTGCGGTTTTGATCAAGAGCCCATTCGGAACCTGAAATGCATAGCCGTTCGGCAGCTCTCGGACGGCTTGCACGGCTCCAAAGACTTCCTTGGTAGTGTCCATGTGCAGCTGCCTGCTCGCAGCCGGAATCGCCGTCATGTCACAAAAGAAGGCTACGTGTGGGTCATCGTTCATGATAGACCCCTGAGCGTGTGAATTGCCTTTGCCCCCCCGAAGGGCTTCGCGTGAAAGCAGAGGCTTGTTAGGTATAGTCCGATCGTCTTGTAGAATCAAGAATGGGAGTGGTGTTGGCGTACTGAATTTCTAATGATGCGGAGAACCCGACACAGATCGAATACGACAGACAGTTCCGGTCACAGTGAGCGCCAGCATGGATTTTCGCTGCTGGCCGATATGGTGGTAGGCAAACTGCAGGCCGATGACCGCGTTGACGCCCGGGATCTGGCCGGCTCGCCCGCAGAGTTTCCGTTTGGCGCGTTCCTCAAGGCGGATCGCCTCGTTCTCAAATGTCCCCACCTTCCCACCCACGAGATCGCGGAGCGCAACGAACCAGCCCCGCACGAAGTTGATCCCACCCGACACGTGGACCGAGATGATCCCGTCATAGGACTCGACGCGATAGCCGTCGAGCTGATCGACCGTAGCAAGAAGCAACTCCCCGTCCGTCACGGAATGACTTCCTCAACACGCACGCGGCGGCCATCAGCCCCTGAGATGACTACTGGCACCCTCGTAATCGACAATCGTTCAAGGAGCTGCGGAGGAGCGGGGTAGACCGGAGCGCCGAGACGCGCGCTGAGAGTGAGCCCATCGCCAGTCAGTGTGAGTACGATCGAGTTCGTTTCAGTCAGCGCCCTCTTGGCCCACTCAACGTGTCGTTCCTTCCGACTGTCGATGACCACGATCGGCCGGAAACCTGCCAGATAGGTCATCGGGTTGAGCGGCTCCCCC
The DNA window shown above is from Nitrospirota bacterium and carries:
- a CDS encoding tetratricopeptide repeat protein; protein product: MGTAEGLRTIGTLLLCALLIGCLSSRTAKILPAQEICNEEADRLLEAGEWQKTIEQHQQIIRQAPNLALAHYHLGIAYGQIEQYAQEVSEYQKAIALGLQKADLYYNLGIALGENFHDYPGAIAAFTHAVRLVPSDADFHFNLGFAYLLNNEQGPAERELQEALRLDPTNLPARLSLGSLYADQKEFQKAKDQWNEVLRLDPSNAEALANLKWLEGQGERRDAK
- a CDS encoding DUF2231 domain-containing protein; this translates as MIDTLLPGLAALPNMHPLLVHFPIAFFCGALVMEGAAVLYSERLHIAATWATSMSTVIGW
- a CDS encoding DUF4124 domain-containing protein, with product MFRSISAVVFSIAIGPAVPAFAVVFYEWTDDAGVIHLTDDVSKVPSRYRERVQEVTVPDGPPSGEEQASTAPQPPRQLSAPTEDVDFEGHDRQWWRQRLQEWRGRKATAEQNLAKARDRYNRLYFNHSSVADVRREIERYEAEILEATRMLDEVLPEGARKAGAPPGWLRE
- a CDS encoding P-II family nitrogen regulator; translated protein: MKEVKAYIRHHMVNRVIEALEGAGFVDMTLIDVQRIAKGVSTPEDRYSLELAEKYMNVLRLELVCRDQDAATVVDIIERTARTGRRGDGLIAVVPVDTVVRISTGQRGDAALLPDAGHESEA
- a CDS encoding efflux RND transporter permease subunit — protein: MGIDRIIEFALRQRILVLVAVLLSAALGIAAFRALPIDAFPDVTNIQVQVITEAPGRSPVEVEQFVTYPIEVQMTGLPRLAELRSLSKFGLSMVTVVFEDQVDIYFARQLVLERLIEAREKLPAGVEPAMGPISTGLGEVYQYTLERPEGAKGSENVEADLTELRTIEDWIVRPILKTVPGVTDVNAFGGFVKQYQVLIDPDRLKKYDLTLREVFESVAQNNTNAGGNILEHASERYLIRGVGLIKDLEDIRDIVVKAHDGAPIFIKDVADVTVGSETRQGALVKDGRGEAVAGIVMMIRGGSGKEVVARVKEKVAEINRNQVLPGGVTIKPFYDRTELVKACIRTVTKALEEGGVLVIAVLFLFLGNVRSALIVAATLPLSLLVTFIAMQQVGLTANLMSLGGLAIAMGMIVDGSVVIVENIYRHLSEPSAAKRDRLRVVLEASREVARPVVFGIAIIVIVFLPLFTLEGMEGKMFAPMAYTISIALVASLVLSLTLSPVLSSLFLRGGSEQDVFILRWAKRLYLPLLHRALRKKPVVVAVSVALLIASLALVPFLGTEFIPILDEGALTPQVLRLPSISLAESVEMENKIQQTLLKFPEVETVVSKIGSAEIATDPMGPNVSDPIVNLKPRSEWTTASTKEELVDKIRTELEKMPGVAYNFTQPIALRVDELISGVKSQIAIKLFGDDLDLLKAKADEIARVVSTVRGVTDLRVEQTAGQPYMTVEIDRRRIARYGINVADIAEVIETAIGGKTATELFEGERRFAVVVRFPEDRRDSLESIGNILVSTPGGARIPLAEVTNLAQADGPVQISRENGKRRVVVELNVEGRDIGGLVAQSQQKIRERVQLPEGYYLTWGGAFENQQRAMKRLAIIVPLTIGLIFFLLFSTFNSLRYAALIIMNLPFALVGGILGLFLSGLYLSVPASVGFIALFGVAVLNGVVLVSYMNQLVQEGAPVFEAVVKACERRLRPVLMTALVAILGLIPMLFASGPGSEIQRPLATVVIGGLLSSTLLTLVVLPTLYLWVEQRRGLNNGGNGPQPAGTAVPATHAEVVP
- a CDS encoding efflux RND transporter periplasmic adaptor subunit translates to MALAWLALGCQSPTPQPKAGEQAEQAAPHQDEHAEDGHAESEERGGLITLSPQAQQLAGIAVEEVGRRSLRREVRLPGTIQANQNRLAHVGPRIQGRVVALSAGLGDRVKSGATLAMIDSPELGQAESDFVTARAKFVVAEKAYERAKTLLDGKVIGTGEFQRREGDYLASKAEAQAAEDRLRLLGLEDPEIANVGGNRSVRSQVAITTPLTGTVVDRDVTLGEVVEPAKTLFTVADLSALWGVADVPERDLATVKKGLPAKVSVSAYPREVFSGKVTYISDTLDLSSRTAKVRVEIDNARGKLKPEMFATFILTEETEGVLSIPEHAVQRDGGKPIVFVSKDAGFEKRPVELGPEQHGYYPIQSGLQVGERVVTKGAFVLKSESERGQMEEGHGH
- a CDS encoding TolC family protein, which encodes MLIRRVVSCALFALMIPIALIKPSTAEEGGKRYSLEEVLTLAEQRNPSLAVFQSNVEAARGAFTSARAYPNPEVMIELGTGKPLDPPNADSGREHRLELSQSLEWPGKRASRTRAAEAQVGVARGNLDDFRLELRAQFKEAFFETVLAQQTAQVAAQNLATARSLVESATLRVESGEAPDLELIRARVELFNVTREARRAHNRLLTAKTALNSLLAGALGETFDVVGAPPRLDAAYELPVLIERSLATHPLIVRQEQALKAAGYTLSEQRQARVPDLTVTASTGEEIDKRSSAIGLALSVPLFNQRRGDIATARAEQARAQAELAQTRLDLTKLISQEYENYRLAIDQINTFEEGLLKQADEALRIAQLSYEQGELDLLNLLDAQRVQRVALLEYYDAQFELQTALARLERVTGGLQ
- a CDS encoding YnfA family protein, with protein sequence MNILVTTGLFMATAVAEIVGCYLPYLWLKGRAPVWVLGPAAVSLALFVWLLTLHPTDAGRVYAAYGGVYVATALAWLWLVDGVRPHFWDVAGSVVAILGMAIIMFAPRA
- a CDS encoding heavy metal-binding domain-containing protein: MTDGELLLATVDQLDGYRVESYDGIISVHVSGGINFVRGWFVALRDLVGGKVGTFENEAIRLEERAKRKLCGRAGQIPGVNAVIGLQFAYHHIGQQRKSMLALTVTGTVCRIRSVSGSPHH